The Streptomyces sp. NBC_01275 genome has a segment encoding these proteins:
- a CDS encoding ABC transporter permease, with translation MLRFLVRRVTGAMVILLIISAVTFWLFYAVPRDPAMMSCGKNCTPDVLAQVRHNLGIDHPIPVQYWEWLKGVFVGREYTGYGHCDAPCLGYSFANREPVFATLMDRLPLTLSLAFGAAVVFLFLGVGAGMLAALKQGKFLDKFASSASLLGSSLQIYFVGYIAMFFLVSKLGILDQPSYTPLTEDPAAWFSGLLLPWLVLAIIFTANYTRMARSQLVEQLSEDYVRTARAKGLSRANVFFRFAWRGAMGPIVTVFGIDLGTLIGGAIITESTFSLQGIGRLAVHSVDQSDLPMLLGVTVLASGAIVFFNIVVDAVYALIDPRIRLA, from the coding sequence ATGCTCCGCTTCCTTGTCCGCCGAGTCACCGGCGCGATGGTCATCCTGTTGATCATCAGCGCCGTCACCTTCTGGCTCTTCTACGCCGTTCCGCGTGACCCCGCCATGATGTCGTGCGGCAAGAACTGCACCCCCGACGTGCTCGCGCAGGTGCGGCACAACCTGGGCATCGACCACCCGATCCCGGTCCAGTACTGGGAGTGGCTCAAGGGCGTCTTCGTCGGCCGCGAGTACACCGGCTACGGCCACTGCGACGCGCCCTGCCTGGGCTACTCCTTCGCCAACCGCGAGCCCGTCTTCGCGACGCTCATGGACCGGCTGCCGCTGACCCTGTCGCTGGCCTTCGGCGCGGCCGTCGTCTTCCTGTTCCTCGGCGTCGGCGCGGGCATGCTCGCAGCCCTCAAGCAGGGCAAGTTCCTGGACAAGTTCGCCAGTTCGGCGTCGCTGCTCGGCTCGTCCCTGCAGATCTACTTCGTCGGCTACATCGCCATGTTCTTCCTGGTCTCGAAGCTGGGCATCCTCGACCAGCCGTCGTACACCCCGCTCACCGAGGACCCGGCCGCCTGGTTCTCCGGGCTGCTGCTGCCCTGGCTGGTGCTGGCGATCATCTTCACCGCCAACTACACCCGCATGGCCCGCTCCCAGCTGGTGGAGCAGCTCAGCGAGGACTACGTCCGCACGGCCCGCGCCAAGGGCCTGTCCCGGGCGAACGTGTTCTTCCGGTTCGCCTGGCGCGGTGCGATGGGCCCGATCGTCACGGTCTTCGGCATCGACCTGGGCACGCTCATCGGCGGCGCGATCATCACCGAGTCGACCTTCAGCCTCCAGGGCATCGGCCGGCTCGCGGTGCACTCCGTGGACCAGAGCGATCTGCCGATGCTGCTGGGCGTCACCGTGCTGGCCTCCGGTGCGATCGTGTTCTTCAACATCGTCGTCGATGCCGTCTACGCGCTCATCGACCCGCGGATCCGGCTCGCCTGA
- a CDS encoding ABC transporter substrate-binding protein: MSFSRRNFMIATGVVAASTTVLSACSSGSEGGSGNAKAPKVTGTKKTEIPVGTKADSTGPAPEVTGAVKGGTIYSLDQFDMDHLDPAQIYSSTTGAITVPILRGLTGYKIDDKGGATLVGDLATDAGTMKDGGKTWSFTLKDGLKWEDGSEVTGDDVRHTFERIYATFITEGPRYVQNWLEGAKDYKGPYGGKHLDSIEVSGKTVTFRLSEARGDFNFTLAMRGYALVPKAKDTKEKYDKQPFSCGPYRIDSRSIGKSMTYVRNEHWDAKTDPIRNAYPDKFLFQYGFELLASTDRYIADKGNDQYTMSIFNEIAPERIAQVLTNATLKKRVLTAIDTVTYYWPINTKRITDVKIRQAINWAWPHQQLQTIRGGASTSELATTILSPVTPGYEKFDLYGVDKKPGGDPAKAKALLKEAGKVGQKLVIAYQQSDNAVKQAVAIKQALEAAGFTVVNKQVDKSTFYTQISKLDNEFDLFAAGWSPDWPGGYSVFYPCWSGKAVADGGTNWSQLNDTSVNKAIDAASLVADASAANKAWGAIDRQIMELAACVPDYHSIRNWMYGSKVGNIVYDAGNTCIALTKLYAMK; the protein is encoded by the coding sequence ATGTCCTTTTCCCGCAGAAACTTCATGATCGCCACCGGTGTGGTCGCAGCCTCCACCACGGTGCTGTCCGCCTGCAGCAGCGGCAGCGAGGGCGGCTCCGGCAACGCCAAGGCCCCCAAGGTCACCGGCACCAAGAAGACCGAGATCCCGGTCGGCACCAAGGCCGACTCCACGGGTCCGGCTCCGGAGGTCACGGGCGCGGTCAAGGGCGGGACGATCTACTCTCTCGACCAGTTCGACATGGACCACCTGGACCCGGCGCAGATCTACTCCTCGACCACCGGCGCCATCACCGTCCCGATCCTGCGCGGTCTGACCGGCTACAAGATCGACGACAAGGGCGGCGCCACGCTGGTCGGCGACCTCGCCACCGACGCCGGAACCATGAAGGACGGCGGCAAGACCTGGTCCTTCACCCTGAAGGACGGCCTGAAGTGGGAGGACGGCTCCGAGGTCACCGGCGACGACGTCCGCCACACCTTCGAGCGCATCTACGCCACGTTCATCACCGAGGGCCCCCGCTACGTCCAGAACTGGCTCGAGGGCGCGAAGGACTACAAGGGCCCCTACGGCGGCAAGCACCTCGACTCCATCGAGGTCTCCGGCAAGACCGTCACCTTCCGCCTCAGCGAGGCCCGCGGCGACTTCAACTTCACGCTCGCGATGCGCGGTTACGCCCTGGTGCCCAAGGCCAAGGACACCAAGGAGAAGTACGACAAGCAGCCCTTCTCCTGCGGCCCGTACCGCATCGACAGCCGCAGCATCGGCAAGTCGATGACCTACGTGCGCAACGAGCACTGGGACGCCAAGACGGACCCGATCCGCAACGCCTACCCGGACAAGTTCCTCTTCCAGTACGGCTTCGAGCTGCTGGCGTCGACCGACCGCTACATCGCGGACAAGGGCAACGACCAGTACACGATGTCGATCTTCAACGAGATCGCCCCTGAGCGCATCGCCCAGGTCCTGACCAACGCCACGCTGAAGAAGCGCGTCCTCACCGCGATCGACACGGTCACCTACTACTGGCCGATCAACACCAAGCGCATCACGGACGTCAAGATCCGTCAGGCGATCAACTGGGCGTGGCCGCACCAGCAGCTGCAGACCATCCGCGGCGGCGCCTCCACCAGCGAGCTGGCCACCACGATCCTCAGCCCGGTGACCCCCGGTTACGAGAAGTTCGACCTGTACGGCGTGGACAAGAAGCCCGGTGGCGACCCGGCCAAGGCCAAGGCCCTGCTGAAGGAAGCCGGCAAGGTGGGCCAGAAGCTGGTCATCGCCTACCAGCAGTCCGACAACGCGGTGAAGCAGGCCGTCGCCATCAAGCAGGCCCTGGAGGCGGCGGGCTTCACGGTCGTCAACAAGCAGGTCGACAAGTCGACCTTCTACACCCAGATCAGCAAGCTCGACAACGAGTTCGACCTGTTCGCCGCCGGCTGGAGCCCGGACTGGCCGGGCGGCTACTCCGTCTTCTACCCCTGCTGGTCCGGCAAGGCGGTCGCGGACGGCGGCACCAACTGGTCGCAGCTGAACGACACGAGCGTCAACAAGGCCATCGACGCCGCGTCCCTCGTCGCCGACGCGTCGGCCGCCAACAAGGCCTGGGGCGCCATCGACCGCCAGATCATGGAGCTCGCGGCCTGCGTGCCCGACTACCACTCGATCCGCAACTGGATGTACGGATCCAAGGTCGGCAACATCGTGTACGACGCCGGCAACACCTGCATCGCGCTCACCAAGCTGTACGCCATGAAGTAA
- a CDS encoding ABC transporter permease gives MTPPTPSAAAPLEVTDESVEKSTTSDAPKANESRSPGRLAWKRFKRDRAGVISAFIVIFFFVIALAAPLIAKLYGKDPYTTYASQRPELLNAFSYPSGPNGGMSSEFWFGIEPQLGRDVFTFLLYGIRTSLGIAVAATLLTTVLGVIVGITAGYLGGRTDYLVGRIIDILLSFPSTLFFIAFMPVVYGLFVAADEDVPTSLRATCLILVLSAFGWASIARLLRGQVLGLREREFVEAAKITGASPRRIVFKELLPNLWTPIIIQSTLMLPAYVTAEAGLAFLGVGIIDPTPDWGVMIQRGAQFYTEDITFMLFPGLSMVIFVLAFNLLGDSVRDALDPKSKR, from the coding sequence ATGACCCCCCCAACTCCATCAGCGGCTGCCCCGCTCGAGGTGACCGACGAGAGCGTCGAGAAGTCGACCACTTCCGACGCTCCGAAGGCCAACGAGAGCCGGTCTCCCGGGCGACTGGCATGGAAGCGCTTCAAGCGTGACCGCGCGGGCGTCATATCCGCCTTTATCGTGATCTTCTTCTTCGTGATCGCGCTCGCCGCTCCGCTGATAGCCAAGCTCTACGGCAAGGACCCGTACACCACGTACGCGAGCCAGCGGCCGGAGCTCCTCAACGCCTTCTCCTACCCCTCCGGCCCGAACGGCGGGATGAGCTCCGAGTTCTGGTTCGGCATCGAGCCCCAGCTCGGCCGGGACGTCTTCACGTTCCTGCTCTACGGCATCCGGACCTCGCTGGGCATCGCCGTCGCCGCCACCCTGCTGACCACGGTCCTCGGCGTCATCGTCGGCATCACGGCCGGCTACCTGGGCGGCAGGACCGACTACCTCGTCGGCCGGATCATCGACATCCTGCTGTCGTTCCCGTCCACGCTGTTCTTCATCGCCTTCATGCCGGTGGTCTACGGGCTGTTCGTCGCCGCCGACGAGGACGTCCCGACCTCGCTGCGGGCCACCTGTCTGATCCTCGTCCTCTCCGCCTTCGGCTGGGCCTCCATCGCCCGTCTGCTGCGCGGCCAGGTACTCGGCCTGCGCGAGCGGGAGTTCGTCGAGGCCGCCAAGATCACGGGCGCGTCACCGCGGCGCATCGTTTTCAAGGAGCTGCTGCCGAACCTGTGGACGCCGATCATCATCCAGTCCACGCTGATGCTCCCGGCCTACGTGACCGCGGAGGCGGGTCTCGCCTTCCTCGGCGTCGGCATCATCGACCCGACCCCGGACTGGGGCGTCATGATCCAGCGGGGCGCCCAGTTCTACACCGAGGACATCACGTTCATGCTCTTCCCGGGCCTGTCGATGGTGATCTTCGTCCTCGCTTTCAACCTGCTCGGCGACTCGGTGCGCGACGCTCTCGACCCGAAGTCCAAGCGGTAA
- a CDS encoding ABC transporter substrate-binding protein, translating to MRGATHAKWAAAAAAVALAATACGGGDSGGGDTSAVLSSSWGDPQNPLEPANTNEVQGGKVLDMLFRSLKRYDPESGKAEDMLAEKIDTTDSQNFTITVKDGWTFSNGEKVTAKSFVDAWNYGASLKNNQKNAYFFSYIDGYDETHPEDGSAQSADTLSGLKVVDDQTFTVKLNQKFSTFPDTLGYVAYAPLPQSFFTDHAGWLKKPIGNGPYTIDSYAKGSQMSLKKWDGYPGEDKAQNGGVTLKVYTDNNTAYTDLLAGNLDLVDDVPAAQLKNVKNDLGDRYLNTPAGIIQTLAFPYYDKNWSKAGAEKVRTGLSRAIDRKQITETIFQNTRTPATDWTSPVLGEEGGFKEGLCGDACDYDPAAAKQLIEEGGGLPGGQVKITYNADTGSHKQWVDAVCNSINNALGNDKACVGNPVGTFADFRNQIGDKKMSGPFRAGWQMDYPLIQNFLQPLYYTNASSNDGKWSNEDFDQLVDEANAETDTAKAVETFQKAEEVVRDNMAAIPLWYQNGSAGYAERLSNVKLNPFSVPVYNEIKVG from the coding sequence ATGCGTGGAGCCACGCACGCCAAGTGGGCCGCGGCCGCGGCCGCGGTAGCGCTCGCGGCGACGGCCTGCGGGGGCGGCGACAGCGGCGGCGGTGACACGAGCGCGGTGCTCAGCTCCTCCTGGGGTGACCCGCAGAACCCACTGGAACCGGCCAACACCAACGAGGTGCAGGGCGGCAAGGTCCTCGACATGCTCTTCCGCAGCCTGAAGCGCTACGACCCGGAGAGCGGCAAGGCCGAGGACATGCTGGCCGAGAAGATCGACACCACCGACTCGCAGAACTTCACCATCACCGTCAAGGACGGCTGGACGTTCAGCAATGGCGAGAAAGTGACGGCGAAATCCTTCGTCGACGCCTGGAACTACGGCGCGAGCCTGAAGAACAACCAGAAGAACGCGTACTTCTTCAGCTACATCGACGGCTACGACGAGACGCACCCCGAGGACGGCAGCGCACAGAGCGCCGACACCCTCTCCGGGCTGAAGGTCGTCGACGACCAGACCTTCACGGTCAAGCTCAACCAGAAGTTCTCGACGTTCCCCGACACCCTCGGCTACGTCGCCTACGCCCCGCTGCCCCAGTCCTTCTTCACCGACCACGCCGGCTGGCTGAAGAAACCGATCGGAAACGGCCCGTACACGATCGACTCCTACGCTAAGGGCTCCCAGATGTCCCTGAAGAAGTGGGACGGCTACCCCGGAGAGGACAAGGCGCAGAACGGCGGGGTGACCCTCAAGGTCTACACCGACAACAACACCGCCTACACCGACCTCCTGGCCGGCAACCTGGACCTGGTCGACGACGTGCCCGCCGCCCAGCTGAAGAACGTCAAGAACGACCTGGGCGACCGCTACCTCAACACCCCCGCCGGCATCATCCAGACACTCGCCTTCCCGTACTACGACAAGAACTGGAGCAAGGCGGGCGCGGAGAAGGTCCGCACCGGACTGTCCCGGGCGATCGACCGCAAGCAGATCACCGAGACGATCTTCCAGAACACCCGCACCCCCGCCACCGACTGGACCTCCCCGGTGCTGGGCGAGGAGGGCGGCTTCAAGGAAGGTCTGTGCGGGGACGCCTGCGACTACGACCCCGCGGCGGCGAAGCAGCTGATCGAGGAGGGCGGCGGCCTCCCCGGCGGCCAGGTCAAGATCACGTACAACGCGGACACCGGCTCCCACAAACAGTGGGTCGACGCCGTCTGCAACTCCATCAACAACGCCCTGGGCAACGACAAGGCCTGCGTCGGCAACCCGGTGGGCACCTTCGCCGACTTCCGCAACCAGATCGGCGACAAGAAGATGAGCGGCCCCTTCCGGGCGGGGTGGCAGATGGACTACCCCCTCATCCAGAACTTCCTCCAGCCGCTCTACTACACCAACGCCTCCTCCAACGACGGCAAGTGGTCCAACGAGGACTTCGACCAGCTCGTCGACGAGGCCAACGCCGAGACCGACACCGCCAAGGCCGTGGAGACCTTCCAGAAGGCCGAGGAGGTCGTCCGGGACAACATGGCCGCCATCCCGCTCTGGTACCAGAACGGCAGCGCCGGCTACGCGGAGCGGTTGTCGAACGTCAAGCTCAACCCGTTCTCCGTCCCGGTCTACAACGAGATCAAGGTGGGCTGA
- a CDS encoding ABC transporter permease, with amino-acid sequence MGRYVVRRLLQMIPVFIGATLLIFLMVNVMGDPIAGLCGDRSCDPATAAQLKKEFGLDKPVWQQYLTYMGNVFTGDFGTAFNGQPVTELMASAFPVTIRLTIVAILFEIVIGITLGVVTGLRRGRPVDTGVLLATLVVISVPTFVTGLILQLLLGVEWGWIKPSVSTDATFGELIVPGLVLASVSLAYVTRLTRTSIAENKRSDYVRTAVAKGLPRRRVITRHLLRNSLIPVVTFIGTDIGALMGGAIVTERIFNIHGVGFQLYQGILRQNTQTVVGFVTVLVLVFLVANLLVDLLYAVLDPRIRYA; translated from the coding sequence ATGGGGCGGTACGTCGTCCGGCGTCTGCTGCAGATGATCCCGGTCTTCATCGGCGCGACGCTGTTGATCTTCCTGATGGTGAACGTGATGGGCGACCCCATCGCGGGCCTGTGCGGCGACCGCAGCTGCGACCCCGCCACCGCCGCCCAGCTGAAGAAGGAGTTCGGCCTCGACAAGCCGGTCTGGCAGCAGTACCTGACCTATATGGGGAACGTCTTCACCGGAGACTTCGGTACGGCGTTCAACGGCCAGCCGGTCACCGAGCTGATGGCGTCGGCGTTCCCGGTCACCATCCGACTGACGATCGTCGCCATCCTCTTCGAGATCGTCATCGGCATCACCCTGGGCGTCGTCACCGGGCTGCGCAGAGGCCGCCCCGTCGACACCGGCGTCCTGCTGGCCACCCTCGTGGTGATCTCCGTGCCCACCTTCGTCACCGGTCTGATCCTCCAGCTGCTGCTCGGCGTCGAGTGGGGCTGGATCAAGCCGTCGGTCTCCACGGACGCCACCTTCGGCGAGCTGATCGTGCCGGGCCTGGTCCTGGCCTCGGTCTCCCTCGCCTACGTCACCCGCCTGACCCGCACCTCCATCGCGGAGAACAAGCGGTCCGACTACGTCCGCACGGCCGTCGCCAAGGGTCTGCCGCGCCGCCGGGTGATCACCCGGCACCTGCTGCGCAACTCCCTGATCCCCGTGGTCACCTTCATCGGAACCGACATCGGAGCCCTGATGGGCGGCGCGATCGTCACCGAGCGCATCTTCAACATCCACGGCGTCGGCTTCCAGCTCTACCAGGGGATCCTGCGGCAGAACACCCAGACCGTGGTCGGCTTCGTGACCGTCCTCGTCCTGGTCTTCCTGGTGGCCAACCTGCTCGTCGACCTCCTGTACGCCGTACTCGACCCGAGGATCCGCTATGCCTGA
- a CDS encoding ABC transporter permease encodes MPPPHQPEPHLPGPGRTPEEGVIADTGMGGTMDLATAEGESLEKIPDLPPGPDTTELHPSVASGERARSLWSDAWRDLRRNPVFLVAGLIILFLVFISLWPGAITWESPLQCNLAKAQEGSQPGHPFGFDGQGCDVYTRTVYGARTSVTVGVCATLGVALFGSVFGGLAGFFGGVSDSILSRITDVFFAIPVVLGGLVLLSVVTSNTVWPVIGFMVLLGWPQISRIARGSVITAKQNDYVQAARALGASNSRLLLRHIAPNAVAPVIVVATIALGTYIALEATLSYLGVGLKPPSVSWGIDISAASPYIRNAPHALLWPSGALALTVLAFIMLGDAVRDALDPKLR; translated from the coding sequence ATGCCGCCGCCGCACCAGCCGGAGCCGCACCTGCCGGGCCCGGGCCGCACCCCGGAGGAGGGCGTCATCGCCGACACCGGCATGGGCGGAACGATGGACCTGGCCACGGCGGAGGGCGAGAGCCTCGAGAAGATCCCGGACCTCCCGCCGGGCCCGGACACCACCGAGCTGCATCCATCAGTCGCCTCCGGCGAACGGGCGCGTTCCCTCTGGTCCGACGCCTGGCGCGACCTGCGTCGCAACCCGGTCTTCCTCGTCGCGGGCCTGATCATCCTCTTCCTGGTCTTCATCTCCCTGTGGCCCGGGGCCATCACCTGGGAGAGCCCCCTGCAGTGCAACCTCGCCAAGGCCCAGGAGGGCTCCCAGCCCGGCCACCCCTTCGGCTTCGACGGCCAGGGCTGCGACGTCTACACCCGCACCGTCTACGGAGCCCGTACGTCCGTCACGGTCGGCGTCTGCGCCACCCTCGGCGTCGCCCTGTTCGGCAGTGTGTTCGGCGGCCTCGCCGGGTTCTTCGGCGGCGTCTCGGACTCGATCCTGTCCCGGATCACCGACGTCTTCTTCGCGATCCCGGTCGTCCTCGGCGGCCTGGTCCTCCTCTCCGTGGTGACCAGCAATACGGTCTGGCCGGTCATCGGGTTCATGGTGCTGCTGGGCTGGCCGCAGATCTCCCGCATCGCCCGCGGCTCGGTGATCACCGCCAAGCAGAACGACTACGTCCAGGCCGCCCGCGCCCTCGGGGCCTCCAACTCCCGGCTCCTGCTGCGGCACATCGCGCCCAACGCGGTCGCCCCGGTGATCGTCGTGGCGACCATCGCGCTGGGCACCTACATCGCGCTGGAGGCGACCCTGTCCTACCTCGGCGTCGGTCTGAAGCCGCCCAGCGTCTCCTGGGGGATCGACATCTCCGCCGCCTCCCCCTACATCCGCAACGCCCCGCACGCCCTGCTGTGGCCCTCCGGGGCGCTCGCCCTCACGGTCCTGGCGTTCATCATGCTCGGCGACGCGGTGCGCGACGCCCTCGACCCGAAGCTGAGGTGA
- a CDS encoding ABC transporter ATP-binding protein, protein MLLEVRDLHVEFRTRDGIAKAVNGVSYGVDAGETLAVLGESGSGKSVTAQAIMGILDVPPGRITGGEVLFQGRNLLELKEEERRKVRGAEMAMIFQDALSSLNPVLSVGDQLGEMFVVHRGLSRKDARTKAVELMDRVRIPAARERVKDYPHQFSGGMRQRIMIAMALALEPALIIADEPTTALDVTVQAQVMDLLAELQRELRMGLILITHDLGVVADVADRIAVMYAGRIVESAPVHDIYKAPAHPYTKGLLASIPRLDQKGQELYAIKGLPPNLMKIPPGCAFNPRCPMAQDVCRTDVPPLYEVDDQRVSACHFWRECLHG, encoded by the coding sequence GTGCTGCTCGAAGTGCGCGATCTGCACGTGGAGTTCCGCACCCGCGACGGGATCGCCAAGGCCGTCAACGGCGTCAGCTACGGCGTGGACGCCGGCGAGACCCTCGCCGTGCTCGGCGAGTCCGGCTCCGGCAAGTCCGTCACCGCCCAGGCGATCATGGGCATCCTCGACGTCCCGCCCGGGAGGATCACCGGCGGCGAGGTCCTCTTCCAGGGCCGCAACCTGCTGGAGCTGAAGGAGGAGGAGCGCCGCAAGGTCCGCGGGGCCGAGATGGCGATGATCTTCCAGGACGCGCTGTCCTCCCTGAACCCCGTGCTCTCCGTCGGCGACCAGCTCGGCGAGATGTTCGTCGTGCACCGCGGGCTCTCCAGGAAGGACGCGCGGACCAAGGCCGTCGAGCTGATGGACCGGGTCCGCATCCCGGCCGCCCGGGAACGCGTCAAGGACTATCCGCACCAGTTCTCCGGCGGCATGCGCCAACGCATCATGATCGCGATGGCGCTCGCTCTCGAACCGGCCCTGATCATCGCCGACGAGCCCACCACCGCCCTCGACGTCACCGTCCAGGCCCAGGTCATGGATCTGCTCGCGGAGTTGCAGCGCGAGCTGCGGATGGGGCTCATCCTCATCACCCACGACCTGGGCGTGGTCGCCGACGTGGCCGACCGGATCGCGGTGATGTACGCGGGCCGGATCGTCGAGTCCGCGCCCGTGCACGACATCTACAAGGCCCCCGCGCACCCCTACACCAAGGGCCTGCTCGCCTCCATCCCGCGACTGGACCAGAAGGGCCAGGAGCTCTACGCCATCAAGGGTCTGCCGCCCAATCTCATGAAGATCCCGCCGGGCTGCGCCTTCAACCCCCGCTGCCCGATGGCCCAGGACGTGTGCCGGACGGACGTACCGCCGTTGTACGAGGTGGACGACCAGCGGGTGAGCGCCTGCCACTTCTGGAGGGAGTGCCTCCATGGTTGA
- a CDS encoding ABC transporter ATP-binding protein: MVEPILEVSGLVKHYPLTQGILFRKQVGAVKAVDGVDFTLDKGETLGIVGESGCGKSTVAKMLVNLEKPTAGSIKYKGEDVTKLSGRALRTVRRNIQMVFQDPYTSLNPRMTVGDIIGEPYEIHPEVAPKGDRRRKVQDLLDVVGLNPEYLNRYPHQFSGGQRQRIGIARGLALRPEVIVADEPVSALDVSVQAQVINLLDRLQSEFDLSYLFIAHDLSIVRHISDRVGVMYLGRIVEIGRDAEIYDHPTHPYTQALLSAVPVPDPEAREHRERIILSGDVPSPTNVPSGCRFRTRCWKAQERCALEVPLLAVPAEFRLTSGPAAHDSACHFAEEKRVVPPEEPPEKTLGEPLSETPDDHDDQGA, from the coding sequence ATGGTTGAGCCGATCCTGGAAGTCAGTGGACTGGTCAAGCACTACCCGTTGACTCAGGGCATTCTGTTCAGGAAACAGGTCGGGGCCGTCAAGGCCGTCGACGGCGTCGACTTCACGCTCGACAAAGGGGAGACCCTCGGCATCGTCGGGGAGTCCGGCTGCGGCAAGTCGACCGTGGCCAAGATGCTGGTCAACCTCGAGAAGCCGACGGCCGGCTCGATCAAGTACAAGGGCGAGGACGTCACCAAGCTGTCCGGCCGGGCCCTGCGGACCGTCCGCCGCAACATCCAGATGGTCTTCCAGGACCCTTACACCTCACTCAACCCCCGTATGACGGTCGGCGACATCATCGGGGAGCCGTACGAGATCCACCCCGAGGTCGCCCCGAAGGGCGACCGGCGCAGGAAGGTGCAGGACCTCCTCGACGTCGTCGGCCTCAACCCCGAGTACCTCAACCGCTACCCGCACCAGTTCTCCGGCGGCCAGCGCCAGCGCATCGGCATCGCTCGGGGGCTGGCCCTGCGCCCCGAGGTGATCGTCGCCGACGAGCCGGTGTCCGCGCTGGACGTGTCGGTCCAGGCACAGGTGATCAACCTGCTGGACCGCCTGCAGAGCGAGTTCGACCTCTCCTACCTCTTCATCGCCCACGACCTCTCCATCGTCCGCCACATCTCGGACCGGGTCGGGGTGATGTACCTCGGCCGCATCGTGGAGATCGGCCGCGACGCCGAGATCTACGACCATCCCACGCACCCCTACACCCAGGCGCTGCTCTCCGCGGTGCCCGTGCCGGACCCCGAGGCGCGCGAGCACCGGGAGCGGATCATCCTCTCGGGAGACGTCCCGTCCCCGACGAACGTCCCCTCCGGCTGCCGCTTCCGCACCCGCTGCTGGAAGGCGCAGGAGCGCTGCGCGCTGGAGGTGCCGCTGCTCGCGGTCCCGGCGGAGTTCCGCCTCACGAGCGGCCCCGCGGCCCACGACTCGGCGTGCCATTTCGCGGAGGAGAAGCGGGTGGTGCCGCCGGAGGAACCACCGGAGAAGACACTGGGGGAACCACTGTCCGAAACGCCGGACGATCATGACGACCAGGGTGCATAG